In the genome of Primulina tabacum isolate GXHZ01 chromosome 13, ASM2559414v2, whole genome shotgun sequence, the window TGCGATGCCTTCGAGGTGTTCCTACAGCTTTCAGGGCAGCCCTTGTCAGTCGCTGAAGATGGTCATACACATATATCATGTGTAAGATCATCGGTGGCTTAATTTACAATGTACCTAATAGCTCTATACATCAGGAGAGATAGAAGCTTTATACTTGCTTAAGAAAGAAATTGTGCTTGCTTGGCGAAATGGGGGATTATACAACATAAAATAGTCAGCAGCATCAAGAGCTGTCATCCCCTTATCATTGCTCAACTTAATGTCCACTCTCTTGTCCTATGTTAAGGCACTCACAATTTCGGGATGCCAGTTCATGGTGGCCAAATGAAGGGGTTTATTTCCCGATATATCGCTCATATTTGTAAGTTCTTAAAGTTCAGCACTGTGGAGAATGTAGGTAACTACATTAAGTTTTCCGATCTTAGCGGCAAGGTGTTAAACATTTCGACCATTTTTGTTAAGTAGCTCCGTGGATCAGCCGGACAGTGGTTAAACAAAATGCTTATGATATCAACATGACCTTCGGAATTAGCAGCAAGATGAATGGGGAATGAGCCACCTTTATCTCTTCGAGTGGCACCGGAAGCATGCCTTTTCAGCAAGTAAAGAACCACCTCGACATAACCTAATGAAGCAGCGTTGTAATTTGATGAATCGTGGATTCGAATCTAATATAGCTTTTAACAGATCTGTGTATCAGGCAACTATAAATTAAGCATTGAACAATCAAAAACATTTAGGCTAGCTTTATGTTTTTGCTTCTACTCATAACATAACTATTTATAATGTGCTCCCCGACAGCATgttagaaaacatttccagcCAAAAGAATTAGAGTTTATCGAAGTTGATATaatcaacatttttttttatattttagaaGTCACATGTTAACTCAGAACGCAAACAAGatgcaaaatttgaaaataccTCGTTTTTTGTAGCTGTCTCTATGGGAGACTTTTCCTGGAACCGATCATTACTCGTTCATGGTGTGTTGAATATTCAAGAATCGAAGAAACACAGTTGGCAAAAGCAGCTTCAGTCGCCAAGTACAATCCATATATTCCTTGTTTCTTGCGGTAATATAATAGCTCGGGATCTTCTTTGATCAAATCTTGAACAATCGATTCTCGACCATTGATAAACTCTTCATGGAGGGCTGTGTTTCCCCTCAATAAATTATTCTCGTGTGTTCTCGACCAAGTAGTATGTGAATCATGTCGATCAAATATTGAACAACCGAGAGATCATGTGTGTTCTCGACCATTGATAAACTCTTTCATTTTTTCCCCTCAATAAATTATTCTTCTCTTTATCTTCTTCAGTTTCTGCCTGAGACACAGGTATACATAAACCCAACAAATCATGATGATTCTTGAATATGTTTGTGCTTTCCGATTCCATCGTTACCTGATCATCACTCTCTGTGCTATGATCAGTTACACTCTCATCTCCTCTCTCTCTCTAGTTCCGTGTCATATCAAGCTTGCCCATATGATGAAAAAATGAGGAGAAAATCTGTTGGTCGGAAAATGGAAACTGGGAATTGTGTGAAAAGAACAATGGGATCGGGTGtacttaattttttaaatttatgaaaACGCCGTCGTTATTTTTGATAAGTTTTGGGTAAACACAGAGACCAATATAATAGCAAGTGATGCTCACGGAAAATCTAGGATCCGTTTCCAGCGGCTGTCACTAATCCAAACGCAAGTTTCGAAACTGTCACTAATTCAAACGCAGGTTTCGAAATTGTCCTGgtctgaaatcacgaataagaccagGAGGTGTCCCTGCGTAATCCTAAGAGAGAATAACCAAATCTGCTGCTAAAAATAAAAGCTGGATTGAGAATAGCGAGATACTACTAAAAACTTATTCTTTAGAAAACCTAACTGGAAATATACGCGCTGTTTTGAGTGTACGAGGAGATGGCTACAACGATTCCTAGCCACTCTCTCTGCCTTTTCCCTGCCTATCGCGCTAAATATTTAGACGGAGTGTTGCCCAACTGCAATTTCCCCACCAGTAAACCTGCTTCCAAGTTCCGTTGCATGAAAAATGAAAGCTCAGAATCCCACGAGGTAATTTAGTCGCCTCTGAATCTAAttcttgcaatttttttttgtgGGTACTGTTTATTCGTTCAATCTTCGAGAAGTATTTATGGTTTTTATACTTCGAGCCACATTGGCAACAAATGTAGAGTAAAGAAAGAAGTCGAATGATGGACAGTGACTCTACTGTTGTGCTAACATATCTAAAGAATGGCTGcaaaatcaggaaaaaatattcttaaagcAGTGAGATACGGAAAATACTGAACTTTAGCTAAGGGTATTCCGCTGTCGATCATCTAGGGCAACTGTGGCTCCAGGCATGGTTGGTGTACGGGGTTGTGCAGCTTCATTGCGTTATCTTCGTCTATATTTGAGTCAGCACCTTACGCATGGCAGTGGGGTAGTGCTACATTACTTGATTATTTGTTCTTTCCAGACGACCACACATGCATCGACAACACTTGTAGTTGGTGCCCCTTAACTTATATATTTGTCTTCTTCACAATATCAAATGAACCTAGTCAATGGAAATTGATTGTATAGTCATGAAAACCCTGAATGCTAGAGCAGAACTGATTAGTAAGTGTGATTCATGAATAAGTTTTGTAAAGCATATACATTTATCGTGGTTATCTAGCTTCTGTTGGTTCATTGAGATTGAATTAAAAAGGGATcatatatgattaaaaaaaattatgatacaGCGCTGCTTTAATGCATCGAGAAATGCATGAGTTACGATTCATTAAGCTAACAGGGGAATACTAGACATAAGCGGATGTTTTTACCTTTTGGTCAAATGTTTTCCTCGCTTTTTGTAGACTATTGTTTTGCGGTCATGTATGATTTTTCTATCCATCTTATAACAGGCTTTCTCGGTCCTGAGAACAGACATTCCTTGTGATGTTGGGAGTGTATGGAGCTCTATAGGCTTTTATGTGTTCAGCATCCATGTTCCTCTGAGTTTTGGTGGTTTGTCTGTTGCTAGCAAGATATTGCATCAAGCTGTTCTTGATTCACAGATTCAGGTAATGTCATTTCTCCTGGTTTGATGTGAATTTTTGTGAATGGGCTTGGCTGCTGACTGTTAAGTGCATAAAGATTAGGAATTCTATTTTGagttcaattttatttattttttgttcctttctttttttttttaaacttctgTTCTTTCTCCTTCAGCAATATGATAACGGTTTTTATTGGATGTTTAAGGTAATGAGATGCAAAATTGAGCAACAATTTCTGGTTGCTTGAGCATTGGAACTGAATATGAAGACTAAAGTTGTATAATGTTGCTTGTTTCCCattcattttaattttcaaatttcgCCTATGAAGTTAATTTCGATTAGAAGACATTAGTTATGTAATTTTCTTTCCCTTCAATTTCTTCAATTAAGATTATTTCAATCCCTGTCAGTAGTATGCTGTTTACCAATATTCTGTTGTATTGTATGTTTGGTCTACACCTTTCATTTCAATTCGGAAGATCTTTTCTGCGAGtctaaaaatttattatgttctTAGCGTCTCGACTTCTAGATTAAGTACCCGAGCCATAGAAAAAGACAATCTTTGGATTAAGCATCTATTTTGATGATTTGATCACCATCAGAGACTTTTTCTATTGCATATCAGTAATCAGCATATACAACTTCGATATTCTACCTTGTTTCTTCCTTTTCTGCACAGGCATTCTTGATCCTTataattcaaattttggagcTTACTATTGTTCTGCTGCTTCTCAGATGTCCTGGGAAGCCTCAGTACGAActtttagatttttttaatattaacaaGACTTCTCCTCAAAGGAGTTGGTTGCTGGCATCGGTTCTTGGTTTTGGATTTCTTTTCTCACTGGTTTTCATTACCTCAATTATTGCAGAGGAACTGATGGTGCCCAAGGTCAGCTTATGAACGTTATGTTTCTAGATTCAAAAATTGAAGTACTTTTTCTGACATGACTGCGTGTAAACTTAAAGTACTAGTCAATTAAGATACCGACTACATTATCTTGTATGATCACAGGCTAAAAAGTTCTTGTTTGTGATTTTAAGTATCTCTTTTCTACCTTTAATCATGCCGAAGCCTGAATTGAGATATCCACATTGCATTGCAGCTTTTTTTTTTAACCACTGAGAGTTTCAATTTGTTGATGGGAAGGACATAAATTAAAAAGGATTCGTTTTATTGTGCATATGCATGCTGTATGATCCATTTTTCTAACTTTTGAAAAGCATCCTTTGTAACTTGTCATTTATCTTTTCCTATTTATAAGAAGAAAAGAGGATGCAACTCGAGTAGGAAAGGGTTAGTTGAAAGGTAAAATATGTTTTCTTATGGTTTGCTTTTCTATTTTATGTTATACTACGAAAGAAAGTTTTGTTGCAAATTTGAAGCTCAGGACTCTAAGTTGAAACATCCTATGTCATCGATCTAAAGCCAGCTAAAACCTTCTAGCTTATTTTTTCTTTACTGCTATAGTTTTACTGTATTCTAATACTTTAATTCAATGTTTGTCTAGAGAAATGTCTTTTTACTAAAATCTAGTATAATAGCCTGGCAGATTCAAAAATCTTATTGGTATTTCAGGATGTGAACAATCCCTTTCTTAAGCAAATTCTATCAAGTGGTTCAAGCTCCGTAATTGTCTGCAGTCTTATCTATTGCATCGTCACTCCTTTTCTCGAAGAAATTGTGTACAGAGGTTTTCTGCTAACATCTCTTTCCTCTAAAATGAAATGGCAACAAGCAGTTATAATCAGCTCCATAATCTTCAGTGCAGCTCACTTCTCCGTCGAGAATTTCTTGCAACTTTTCATTGTTGGTCTCGTTCTTGGATCCTCTTATTGCTGGACAGGAAATCTAAGTTCCTCTCTTGCTATTCATTCAATGTACAATGCCCTCACATTGTTTGCCACGTTTATGTCATAGACTCCCTTCTCAAAACTTACCGTTCATTTTGTTTTCCCCCCTTTCTCAGGACAACTAGAGTAGAGTTTTAGTTGTTTGTTTATGACTGTAGTTTGTGAATTATTGGATTCTGTTTTGTTGCAAGGACAAGTTCACTTGCTCGGCATTGAGATGAATTTTTATCAGGTCACGGCTAAATGCTATGTAGAAGCAAAATAAAGTAAGACCCGAACCAGTGCCTTGTTTACACCCTTTCATCTTGATGTATTTGCATAATTGAAACCTTAAATTTCTTCGACCCACTATCATCGTTGGATCAGAAGGTCCAACCGGGACCAaacatttgaaattattttaattgaaatcCACTCATTTAACTTCAGCAAGAGAAAAGAATAGAGATGTGTGGTTCATAGTCTGTCTCGTGGTTATGACTTTTAAAATCTTGTTGAGGTTACTTATGTTCAAGAAGTGGAATCAAGCCACAAGCCATCATCTTGTCCGTGAATGAAACAGTAGAACAAAATCATTCTAGTTTTGGAGAGACGATTCTAGTCTCTGTGAGACTATGCTAGTTTCTGTTTATAGTCGGAACAGGACCGTGGACATATACATTCTGTGCAAGCTCGTCACACAATATTTTTCGTAAATTCGTGTGAAATTTAgctaatttatttttcatatgGAGATTTTAACTTCTTTGAAACTTgagtaaaatatcatgaatatgGAAGATGCTAAAAATTTGTAATAAAGAATCCCAATGTGGTTGCATCATCAAGCCATCAACCATATCTTGCATTTGTCAGAAGGACTTTTATTAAAATGGTTTGTGTGAATTAGCCAGTTTCGACCGGCTGGATTGTGCTGTTTAATGGCTTTCGGTTGAAGATGGGACCACCATGCATTTGAAAATTGGAAGCACAAGTATTCCAGTAGTTGGCATGTGGTAATAAAACAGCACAGATTCTTGGAATCCTTTGAAATTCATGTTTATGCATGTGCTTCTCAGGAATGTAAGAGCTTGAGAGAATCACATTCCCTGCAACATTTTCATAGACACAATGAAGATACAAAACAACACTTACAGCCACCATGACAAGAATTTAgggggcggcggcggcggcggcggcggcggctcTAGAGTGTAAGTCCGGGCGGCGAAAAGAGCGGAAACCTTATTTAGGAGTGACAGAacccggcggcggcggcggcggcggtggGGGCGTCGCCGCAAGCTTCACTAATCACAATCATGGGCGAAATCATGATTCCCTAGTTAGATtcgaaacataaaatttttatcatACCAATTTTTGTAAAATTATATATCTGTTGTGTCCacaaaagcatttaaaataaagaggGGACGGTGGCCCCTTCCTGATAGTGCTTCCTCCGGCTTTGTCACCGTCAAGATTTAGAGTCTGAAGAGGAAATATTATGCATTTTGATTTAAAGGAAGGACATCATTTGATTATAAGTTCTTTTTTGGACAAATATAGTTGAGTGTGGGGCACATTTATATTACACAGCCAGCCAGCCAGCCAATATTAGCTGGCTCCTAACTTTTGAGACATGGCAGAATCTTCACtctcatttaaatattcatttcgAATCTGAAAACTAATCGGTACATTTGCTTATCTTGCTTGCGATTggtgatcggtgaatatttgtTTACACTCACTGTTTTTCTTGCCCTTTTTGAATTTGACTCTGTATTAAAACCATTATCATCATTGAAATCTCATTATCTTACAAGCTAATCTGACTCCatgattcaattttttttaaaaaaatcagattTATTAAATACATTTCTTTTTTATAATATGAGAATGAGTGGGCTGATTTTCTATCTAAATTGTTGCACTGCTCGTATAATtagaatttgaatttattatcatGTCATTAGATCAAGAGATTCTTGACGAATTAAATACATTTCTAAACAACATCTTCActaggaatatttttcttacaTTATTCTAAAACCCATTCACGTCTAATTCTTATCGAGTTAATTTAGAAAAATTGTTGGTTCAACAAAAACAaaagttaattttttaaaaaagaaaatgggTCGATTTGTCTAGTATTTATCACCTCCGGAATCGAAGCGAACAAGCATCCATCGCTGTACTGGCCACGTGTCCCTCTCTGAGTTGGATCCCACCGTTTTCCTACCTCCTTAAAATCTCCCGATCGAGCCCACATACgttaacataaaacattttttggTTTCTCTGCAACTAGAAAATCATCAAAGGAGAATGGGGAGCTTCGAGAGGCAAGTGAAGCACAGAGCAAAagaaatgaaaatatatttcgTGAAAGGATTCAAGATAGTGGGCGATTCTTGCAAGAAGGGTTGGTATAAGATCAAGCACATCAGAAAATGAGGACATATATGCTCCAAGTTTTAGTATTTGTTTTTCAATATTTAGAGTTCTTTGTTTGATTTTAGTGTGGATCATTGATTGTTATGAGGATATAATTTCTGGGATTGTCTTCAATGTTTTGGTTTGTTTTCTTAGTTTTGTATTGAAACCTATGATCTTGGATTTTATATATCATGTATTCACcattttttaaatacatttaaAGGTGTCGGCCATAGATCTGGAAAAATTGTTGATTCTCACCTTTTGGTTGCTGTTTGTAGTTTGCTGGATTACTCGATATTTAGATCTGCAAAAATGCCTACGATTTATAGTTTGTCAGAGTTCGAAATACAATTATACAAATTTAACCAGATGATCTAACTATTTTATGTTAAGATTATTTATGGGATTAACTGAAAGCTCTCTATACTCACTATTTTTTTAACTTCGGAACATCCTTGATTTTCTTCCAAAAATGCtctgtaatattttttaaaaaatatgaagtCGCCTCGTGGATATAGATCCGTAAAAACTTCTAGCATAGATTTGTTCCGCGTCAATGTGTTGCCAAGAATCCCTTTAACCCAATAACAAGAACGAGATCTTGCCAAGAATCCCTTTAATCCAGTGACAATAATATTTTGGTTTCAAATCTCACTTGCGTCGTAGTTTAATTAGATTAGATGGTAAATTTTCTCACCCTACTGTGTTACTCGAAATAAAGAAAGGTTAGCCAACTGAATAGTTTTCAATCAGATGGATCCAATGAATCGGATTGACACAATTTACAAgaccaaaaaataaaaacaacataTCCGAAACGATGTAAAATTTGGCCTAAAAGCAACATTTATGTCTAATTCACTATTATATTTTTGTACAAATATACATAAACCTGGCCTGTGATACACTTGTCCCACAtctgaaaaatgaaagatttaaaatgtatttataatgtcttacaatggacttctatagcaacttgcattaatcattttcgtaaagcgaggacgattacgaagtagttgctataggggctcATTGTGAAGTCACGCAGCCGCGGGCCCGGGCTCGGGAcgtgacagaatggtatcagagccggtcaccggcatggaataccgagaaataagtgctatgcggggcaaagtgctacgtgcatgggagccacctcttgaacctgcggggcaaagtgctacatgacgggagccacctcttgaacctgtaagagccacctctagattctcggcgCTGGTTGATCGAGGGATCAGGCCGCGACGAGGACGTCGCGTTCTGaaggaggggtgattgtgatacacttgtcccacatctgaaaaatgaaagatttaaaatgtatttataatgtcttacaatggacttctatagcaacttgcattaatcattttcgtaaagcgaggacgaatacaaagtagttgctataggagctcattgtgcagtcacgcagccgcGGGCCCGGGCTCGGGACGTGacaaaatccaagaattttaagttttatcacgatagtatattttggataccaggatttatctcatttgaggatgtgagatttgtaagattttaccaagattgagtgaataataatatcgtgtatattattatttgaaatttcgcagataaatgcctaagatttgagttgatatggaGATGCCGGGATAAAAATCAGGCAAAGAataataaaatccctagaattcgaaatttacagtgtatatatttgagaatatcgaaaattgaaagataaaagatttagagttcgaatttataTCACAGATAGATCACGATTCTcgataaagatttgattcagattcaaacgcgatatcactcgatcacgatagcagccaacccctataaataggagggccctgtagactcgaaaatcacaccatatatcacaccaaattttcgaaaatttgtgctctagtctccttaggaattttcgagcgcagcgaagccctgccgccgtccaaccagtgaagtaggaatttcgaagaaccctagccttttttacgtttttcatcaagaatttaaggtaagtgggcttgttttaaattattgaatttcgatgcatatattttcggttttataaaaattcgggcgagtacaattcttcttctacacccttctggttacgatattttgcatgaataaatgttttgacactgtgagaattcaacttgatatgggtgggaatcctaaccatacgtacccttacgcggtggaggagataaccgctatacggcctcgtccccttagaggagtaaaaattagggactgatatcagtaaaccattgaaagtagatgaatctcagtgtcgggttaatgatgcgcacgtgataagaattatgtttgcatgatatgtatatttcGAAATTGCATGTTGTTTTGTTGTACTCAAACGgcctccacttgctgagtatttcccaaaatactcaccccttacaaccttcccagataaatccgaagagcagattgaagaagaagaatcggAACAATTTTGGGGCTTGTGAATTGTTTTAATCTCGAGAGTTGCTAgtaaagaggtttctgaattttggtactcaagttttatgtaaaaacgtttccgcatttatttagttatttcagttgtaaagactttggtttttgagattatgattaataaactggtatttcggtttatactatgctacgaggctggttgtttcaattgtgtgattgttaaacgacgCCGGTGTCAAATCTCGAGTTTTGGGTCGTGAcattttagtggtatcagagccgccaggttcataatccgagtgggaaaaatcgagtttcaaaaaaaaaatcaaatttcgaaaaaaaaaaaaattcggccaAACAGCCCAGCCCCTATGCGCGCCGCCGCGTTTTTCGCCGATTCCGGCCGCTTCCGGTAGTGTTTCTTTGATCGGAGACCAGATCTAGAACCGTCTCGATGAGACGAACAAAAGCCCTCAAACAATTTCATATTTCGTGTTCGGATGAAACgagaatttcagatctacgaatTTGGCGTATGAACCCTAACCCGAAAATTATTTTGTCCAATTACCCTACCAATCCTACTCCGATTTTCAATTCCTTATAGCCAACCAATCTATGATCCATGGGTAACTTTTACCAACAATCAATTTTGAGTTCGGATCACccaatcggaaacgcccaatttcatTGAGTTAACCGAGTTGCGCGAGTTCCCCGCCAAATTAGGTAGTTTTCCTATCGATTCCTGCCGTGCCACCACCGGTTCTGTGATCCTGACCCCTTCGCCGTCATAAGCATTTGCTCCGACCATACTCCGACGAGTCAACTCGGAGAGTCAACCCGGCCGAGTCAGCGAGTCAACCCGCCAGCATACGTCcttcgatttttttttgtagGAAACTCCGAATTCGGTTCTGTCAACTGTTCTGAAACCCTCTCGACGAATTCTTTCAATCCATATGTTTATCTCTagactttccatttttggaaaatatctCGAAAAATCTCGTTAAACGCGTTTCTTGTAGTGCTTATcggatttttatggaattttattaaAGAAACAATTAATATTGACCTATATTGTTGGGATTGTACTTATCTGATATAAGttaacttaagcttctgatttaaggtgaaatatttgatttggggacaataaattatttatgggaagaaaaaaaaaaaaactagtatgTGAAAATCTGAGATAAGagttataataagttttggataTTCCAATATGGAAGTTGATTTTGGGCAATAGTTAAATGTGTAAACATTAATTTGGGTTCTTAAAGAATGCTAAGCGttaactttaaatatgtataatTTTGGGTTACCTTGTCTAAAAGGAAGTTGGGAAACAATATCTTAAGGTTTaagtaatttatattattttgggataactcgtagattacgatcttatatgaataaaataagTTATGAGATTATTGCTGGATATTGAGGAAAGTAAGGTTTAGTGCAAGTAAGATTTAACAAAAGCATTAATTGATGATTAATTTCATTTATACAAGGTtgaataagattttattttctgacgactgagttataatttttgggatttaaatcAATAGGGTAtagattgatattgaattaagttccaagattttatatgggtttttagttttgagatagtaatcgtgataatttcaagatagaataaaatcatcatctattcgtatatattcagtgccgacttGATTCAAAGCACTTTGGTAAGATTTCGATGTCATCATatggatggattggttatctaaGAGCAGTGCAATAGCAGATTGCtggagtaaaaaaaaaaataaattcaaactcCGAAACGCGAACCAAGAAGAAATAAGGTATCATGACAATGCCAAGAGACAGAAATACATTCTTTCTGCTTCCCAGACTTGGAAAGCCATTAAAtcaggcaaaaaaaaaaagtttacctagcaatggtgaACGAAGTGCAGGAAAAAAATTGAGCTCAAGCTGGAAGATACCCTAATAATGCGAGAATTTCCGAACGTTTTTCTAGAAGAACTCCCAGGGATAGTCCCGGACCGCGAAGTTGAGTACGAAATTAATCTGGTCCCTGGTGCAGCACCAATTTCGAAAGCACCTTACCGAATGACGCCAACTGAACTCCAAGAGCGAaaggaacaactccaagaattgccAGACAAGAATCAATTTCAACTGGGTACGTCTCCATAAGGAACTCCAGTACTGATTGTGAATAAGGAAGACagaagtatgagattgtgtatagattatagagaactcaataagatcacaatcgagaataaatatcttcttccaaTGATAGACGAttcttttcgatcaacttaaaGAAGTTACAACATTTTCCAAGCTTGACCTGAGAAGATGCTACTACCAATGGAATGTCAGGGCTGAAGATATTCTCAAAACAGCTTTTcggacaagatatgggcattatgagttcatagtgatgccttttggactGACCAACGCGCCTGCAGCCTTCatggacctaatgaacagagttttcaagccattcctggatcagttcatagtagtatttattgacgacatcctcGTCTATTCTTCCAACGAACATGATCACGAAGAGCATCTCCGCATTGCACTTCAGACCTTGAGAGAGAAGGAACTCTACGCtaagtttaagaaatgtgagttctggttaaaGAGTGTATCCTTTTTAGGACACGTAATCTCTGaagcaggagtatcagtggatcccaagaaagtcgaggcaattacagagtggccaaaacctaagaacgccacagacATCAGGAGCTTTCTTGGACTGGCAGGTTATTACAAAAAGTTTGTCGAAGGTTTTTCCTCAATCGCCATACCACTGACTAAACTCATTCAGAAGAATTCCAAGTTCGTCTGAGACGAAGGTTGCGAGAAAAGTTTTCAGACGTTAAAAGAAAAGCTCGCATCCACGCCAGTACTAATCTTACCCACTGAAGATAAGGAATTCACCATTTACAGCGACGTATCTAAGGAAGGTTtgggatgcgtactcatgcaagagggaagagtaatagcctacgcatcaaggcagttgaaaccgcacgagcagaactaccctacgcatgatctggagctagcagcagttgtatttgccttaaaaatttggaggcactatctctatGGCGCCAAGTGcgaaattttcacagatcaccagagcctcaaatacctgttcacccaaaaggaacttaacatgagacaaagacggtggatcgaactcatgaaggattacgacctGACAATCAgttaccacccgggtaaagcgaACAAGGTGGCCGATGCTCTGAGTCGGAAAAATGAGAGCAAAATTAATCTGGCTTCACTCTCCGCGAGACCATGTCTGCA includes:
- the LOC142523214 gene encoding uncharacterized protein LOC142523214 isoform X5: MATTIPSHSLCLFPAYRAKYLDGVLPNCNFPTSKPASKFRCMKNESSESHEAFSVLRTDIPCDVGSVWSSIGFYVFSIHVPLSFGGLSVASKILHQAVLDSQIQVMRCKIEQQFLVA
- the LOC142523214 gene encoding uncharacterized protein LOC142523214 isoform X2, whose translation is MVGVRGCAASLRYLRLYLSQHLTHGSGAFSVLRTDIPCDVGSVWSSIGFYVFSIHVPLSFGGLSVASKILHQAVLDSQIQAFLILIIQILELTIVLLLLRCPGKPQYELLDFFNINKTSPQRSWLLASVLGFGFLFSLVFITSIIAEELMVPKDVNNPFLKQILSSGSSSVIVCSLIYCIVTPFLEEIVYRGFLLTSLSSKMKWQQAVIISSIIFSAAHFSVENFLQLFIVGLVLGSSYCWTGNLSSSLAIHSMYNALTLFATFMS
- the LOC142523214 gene encoding uncharacterized protein LOC142523214 isoform X3; its protein translation is MATTIPSHSLCLFPAYRAKYLDGVLPNCNFPTSKPASKFRCMKNESSESHEAFSVLRTDIPCDVGSVWSSIGFYVFSIHVPLSFGGLSVASKILHQAVLDSQIQDVNNPFLKQILSSGSSSVIVCSLIYCIVTPFLEEIVYRGFLLTSLSSKMKWQQAVIISSIIFSAAHFSVENFLQLFIVGLVLGSSYCWTGNLSSSLAIHSMYNALTLFATFMS
- the LOC142523214 gene encoding uncharacterized protein LOC142523214 isoform X1; its protein translation is MATTIPSHSLCLFPAYRAKYLDGVLPNCNFPTSKPASKFRCMKNESSESHEAFSVLRTDIPCDVGSVWSSIGFYVFSIHVPLSFGGLSVASKILHQAVLDSQIQAFLILIIQILELTIVLLLLRCPGKPQYELLDFFNINKTSPQRSWLLASVLGFGFLFSLVFITSIIAEELMVPKDVNNPFLKQILSSGSSSVIVCSLIYCIVTPFLEEIVYRGFLLTSLSSKMKWQQAVIISSIIFSAAHFSVENFLQLFIVGLVLGSSYCWTGNLSSSLAIHSMYNALTLFATFMS
- the LOC142523214 gene encoding uncharacterized protein LOC142523214 isoform X4, with product MATTIPSHSLCLFPAYRAKYLDGVLPNCNFPTSKPASKFRCMKNESSESHEAFSVLRTDIPCDVGSVWSSIGFYVFSIHVPLSFGGLSVASKILHQAVLDSQIQAFLILIIQILELTIVLLLLRCPGKPQGTDGAQGCEQSLS